The following proteins are encoded in a genomic region of Pseudodesulfovibrio mercurii:
- a CDS encoding HD-GYP domain-containing protein codes for MPKGREELLRVIRTISAGGPADGIHALTGPEYDPEIQELAEAVAVMLAKIEAREDRLEQLLAKIRRDTVNTITAVAHALGARDAYTEGHGERVGVYARRLAQRLGLPADEVERIRVAGTLHDIGKIGFSDRIFSSEDTPLTREMVDEIHRHPEWGRDILKNLDFLGPALEYVYAHHELMDGSGYPRGLAGEAIPLGARILCVADYFDAMTTDRPYQRGRSAEAAFETLRRLAGTALDPDLVETFILEVEEGGPAGAA; via the coding sequence GTGCCCAAGGGCCGCGAGGAACTTTTGCGGGTCATCCGGACCATCTCGGCGGGCGGTCCCGCCGACGGCATTCATGCCCTGACCGGTCCGGAGTACGACCCCGAAATCCAGGAGCTGGCCGAGGCCGTGGCCGTCATGCTGGCCAAGATCGAGGCCAGGGAGGACCGGCTGGAGCAGCTCCTGGCCAAGATCCGGCGCGACACCGTGAACACCATCACGGCCGTGGCCCATGCGCTGGGCGCGCGCGACGCCTACACCGAGGGCCACGGCGAGCGGGTCGGCGTCTACGCCCGGCGGCTGGCCCAGCGGCTCGGCCTGCCCGCGGACGAGGTGGAGCGCATCCGCGTCGCCGGGACCCTGCACGACATCGGCAAGATCGGCTTTTCCGACCGCATCTTTTCCAGCGAGGACACGCCCCTGACCCGGGAGATGGTCGACGAGATCCACCGCCACCCGGAGTGGGGCCGCGACATCCTCAAGAACCTCGACTTCCTGGGCCCGGCCCTGGAATACGTCTACGCCCACCACGAACTCATGGACGGCTCGGGCTACCCGCGCGGGCTTGCGGGCGAGGCCATTCCCCTGGGCGCGCGCATCCTCTGCGTGGCCGACTATTTCGACGCCATGACCACGGACCGCCCCTACCAGCGGGGCCGGTCCGCCGAGGCGGCCTTCGAGACCCTGCGCCGGTTGGCCGGGACCGCCCTGGACCCGGACCTGGTGGAGACCTTCATCCTCGAGGTGGAGGAGGGCGGCCCGGCGGGCGCGGCATGA
- a CDS encoding GrpB family protein: protein MTETLEEKVARVLRDRIRLVPPDPAWPRLFEEEKARLLACLPEGLVVRVEHFGSTAIPGIWAKPVVDVLVEVADLDRARREAMPILEGQGCDAFWRPQPEGATPPHYPWFIRRGPIGERTHHIHMTVADSTLWEGLLFRDHLRAHPDAAADYERLKRDLLARYPDDREAYTGGKTEFVQRIVALARAAGN, encoded by the coding sequence ATGACCGAGACCCTGGAAGAGAAGGTCGCCCGCGTCCTGCGGGACCGCATCAGGCTGGTCCCCCCGGACCCGGCCTGGCCGCGCCTGTTCGAGGAGGAGAAGGCACGGTTGCTCGCCTGCCTGCCCGAGGGGCTGGTCGTGCGCGTGGAGCACTTCGGCAGCACCGCCATCCCCGGCATCTGGGCCAAGCCCGTGGTGGACGTGCTCGTGGAGGTCGCGGACCTGGACCGGGCCCGGCGCGAAGCCATGCCCATCCTGGAGGGGCAGGGCTGCGACGCGTTCTGGCGGCCCCAGCCCGAGGGGGCGACCCCGCCGCACTATCCCTGGTTCATCCGGCGCGGGCCGATCGGCGAGCGCACCCACCACATCCACATGACCGTGGCCGACTCGACCCTGTGGGAGGGGCTGCTCTTCCGCGACCACCTCCGTGCCCATCCGGACGCGGCGGCGGACTACGAGCGGCTCAAGCGGGACCTGCTGGCCCGTTATCCCGACGACCGCGAGGCCTACACCGGGGGCAAGACCGAATTCGTGCAGCGGATCGTGGCCCTGGCCCGGGCGGCGGGCAACTGA
- a CDS encoding cupin domain-containing protein has protein sequence MQLFSLFDTGAVIADGAAKSAADLPWHQHPAFAGVALKHLLTGAETGGAFSVHLVRLEPGSEIGDHVHETSWELHEVASGSGECLLEGRAIPYVPGRIAVMPLKAAHRVRAGEDGLCLLAKFVPALL, from the coding sequence ATGCAACTCTTTTCCCTGTTCGATACCGGGGCCGTGATCGCGGACGGCGCGGCCAAATCCGCGGCCGACCTGCCGTGGCACCAACACCCGGCCTTTGCCGGGGTGGCCCTCAAGCACCTGCTCACCGGGGCCGAGACCGGCGGCGCCTTCAGCGTCCACCTGGTCCGGCTTGAACCCGGTTCGGAAATCGGCGACCATGTCCACGAGACCAGCTGGGAGCTGCACGAGGTGGCCTCGGGCAGCGGGGAGTGCCTGCTCGAAGGGCGCGCCATCCCCTATGTGCCGGGGAGGATCGCGGTCATGCCGCTGAAGGCCGCGCACCGTGTCCGGGCCGGAGAGGACGGGCTCTGCCTACTGGCCAAATTCGTACCCGCCCTGCTCTGA